The DNA region TAAACCCATTTTCAATGAGTTGCTGAATCATACGGGCACCAAACCACGTCCAGTCTCCACCGTTTTGGTAACTATACGGGAACATGCCTTTGTTTTCGAAAGAGCCCTCAGGATAAGCTGGGTATAAAGTTAAGCCTATAGACCCTGCTCCCGATGCGTTTACATTGGCAATCATTTTATCTAAAGACACTTTTATTTGCTCTTTTGAAAGTAATCCGGCTTCTATGGCTAGGGCTGTACCTCCGTGATAGTAAATGTTATTTTCGTTAAAATTCTCTGGAAAAGGCGAACCATCTAAATATACATGAGGTATAAACTTTTGGTTTTTATCATCCCATAAATGTTTCATGGTATTTTGTGCGATACCCTGTCTTATAGGTTGCCACTTTTGTTTTAACTGTGGGGCTATAGCCATCATATTATCTAGTGCAACTAGCATCATGGCATTATCGTAAATATCTATAGCATATTTGGTGTCTTCGGTAATGTAAACGCCCCAAGGGTGGCAGTGTTGTACATCGCCCCAATCTGATGTGGTCGCACCCCAAATTAGTCCGTGTTTATCGCTCCAGCGATGGTTTAACAAAAACTCCATAGCCCATTCCATACGCTGTATTACAGTTTTATCTCCAATGGTTTCGTTTAAAAATGCTGTATCGCCTGTTTTTTTGACGTACTTATAAACTGACTGTACGAGCGACGATTCATGGTCTGTCTCTACTGTATTTTTATGGCCCGTATATGTCGGCTCTAAATCGGTTTCATAATACGTATAACCATCCTCAGTATGTACTGCTTTTTCTTTTGGTATAAAACCATCCAGAATATTTCCATCATTTCCTTGCAATCGAAAAAACACGCGAAGGTTTTCCTTTAAAGTTTCCTTTGGATATACTTCGGCAGAGAGTTCTATAAAGGTGTTGTAATCTCTAATCCAAACTTCTCCGTAGCCATCGCCAGCATTGAACCCCGTCATAACAACTTCTAAAGCTTTTTGTTTGGTAAAAGCGAAGTACTCATTAGATAAAATCTGTTTTTTTAAAACAAGGTTTTCTTTTTTTGTATTTGGTTTACAGCCTATTAAAAAGCATAACACGATTAGATTTAAATATTTCATATATCATTAGGTTTATTTGTGCAAACTTTGAGTTTAAGATTTAGTAATCACATTTTTTGTAAAACGGGTAGTATGTTTTCATAAGTTTTATCATCGATTAAGACAGCACTTCCCATGAATGCCGATTTTTCCTTTAAATCGGATACAACGATTTCCACAGAGACATTTTCACTATCAAAATAGGTCTGCATAGCCTCCCCAAATAAAGGGTAAGCTCTAGAAATATTACCTCCTAGGACTATTACATCTATGTTAGATTTTTGTATCCAAGGGTTTAGAAAAACACCTATGTTTTTGCCAAAATCGGCAAAGAGTTGTTTGGCATCTGGATTTGTTTCACATAATGCTACGATGTCTTTTACACCCTTACATTTATATCCTGTTTTTTGTTCAAACCTGTTGATTAATCCGCGTGTGGAGAAGTAATCGTCTGCCGTAGCATTTTCAAATGGTAAGTGCCATAAGCACCCATCTTGTGGCACCTCATTGCCATCTACAACAGGCACTCCGCTTTTTATAAAAGCAGAACCAAACCCAGTACCTAAGGTTATGGATAGGATGGATTTGTTGGTTTTGGCCTTTCCAAATTTGGCTTCGCCAAGCGCAAATGCAGTGGCATCATTAATAAACCTAATTTTAACCGGTTGGGATAGATTTAAAAATTCTGATAACCGTTCTCTAACATTCATACCGTAAGTATGTTCGTATTTGCCGTTTTGCCCGTTAAAGCAGGAAACCCCGTTTACATAATTAAAAGGTCCTGGCATTGCAAAACCAATACCTGCAAGGTTATTTACGTCAATTTTATCGATGGTTTTTTTTATGACGTTTCCCCATGCTTTTATTACTTCATCAGGAGAACCATGACTATTCACATGACTTTCTGAAAAACTTTCTGGCAGTAATTGCTCGCTTTCTAAATCGAAACCCATACAACTTATATGGCTTCCTCCAACATCTACTCCAATGGCTATATTTTTCATTTTAATTTTATAGAATGCGTTTAATTTGTTATTCTAATTTTTACGTTTTAGCTTCATTTTGTTTTTAAAAGGATAAATCGTGTTTCAAAATGCTCTACCAAGAAGGGAGCAGTTAGTTTCTCAATTTCTTCGCCTAAACTGTTTACCAGATATACCTCGCTGATGCCGGGGTTTTCAAGAAACTTGTTAATATCTAAAATAGCATGGTTGCCTTCTGTTTCACGTAGATGTAGAATAATACCATCGTTCGTTTCTGTTGGTCGAGCATGTACTAATAGTAAATTGTCCACCAAACCGAGGTCAATCAGTGATTCTGATATTTGATTGTTCTTCGATTTTTCTTTACCGCTATTTGCTTTACTTACAAATGGTACGCGGTTACCCCAACCAAATTTGGTGGCAAAGGTGTTTGATTTGTTTTCTGATGAGGTTATTTGGTATTTCCAGTTTAGCTCTCCAAACTGACTGGCTTTAAAGTTAGTAACCCAATAGTTATTAAGTACCCACGAGTAAATATGGCCTTTGTTTTTTACGGGATTTTTATAGTAATATCGTCCTGTATTTATACCACCAAACTGCACTAGTGGGGTATCTTCACTACAAAATAGGATTTGTGAGTCGTCTGATTTTACAGAGGCATAATTTTGAATGGTATTCCAGTCTGAAGCAGAACCTGCTAATTGGTCTATGCCCGGGCGAACTAGTCCACCTTGGGCTTCAAAAACCAACTGTGCATTTTTATTTGAAAACGGAAATGCAACATATAAACCTTCCGGTTCAATGATATCAATTTTTTTCATGTTATATAAAAACTCAATCTCTTTTTTATGATGGTACAGTCGGATTTCTAAAGTAATGCCCGGGGATTCATCGGCACACTCAGGAAGTTGCGCTTTACAAATAATAGATTTCCAGATGTTACCATCTGTGATTTTTTCAATTTTGAAGCTCGAAAACTCGTAATGTTTTTCATTTAGAGGTTTAAAAACAGTGTCTCTTCTGGTGGCTGTTAATCGCTCTAGGTCTCTTCTGTTGCCAATTCTTTCGTAAACCATAGAGCCTAAAGCGTGTTGACTTTCCGTATCCAGAAGTTCTTTGTTTAAGGCTTTATCATAAATACTAGTAATGCCTTTTTTAGCTTCGTCAATTTGAATCGTATAAAAAGAATTTTCAATGGTAGCTGCAACCGGTAATTTTAAATCTTTTGAAGTTGCTTTTTCATCTAAAACCTTTATGGTATAGGTTGCATAACCTAAAGGCGGTACATCTTTTACCCAAAGTGCCCAATAGGTACCCTCGGCACGTTGTCTGATAATCTGTGTTGGGATTTCATTTCCGTTGCTATCAACAATGCTCGTTTTCTTATCTAGAGGTAAGATGTCGTAATCTATAAAGACTTCGGCTATACCGCTTCTAGACCAATTTAAAGTGTTGAAAACTGTTACTGATGGTGCTCTAGGGACTTTTACATGGGGCTGAATTAAGCCTATGGCTTTTTCTCTTAATAAATTTGCCTGTTGGTTGGCAGACCATACATAAGAGGATTTTTGGCTCCATTGGTCCATTGTGTTTTTATTGTATGGGTCTCTAATGCTTTCTGCGGCCCCGAAGGTGTGTTCGCTGTAAAGCAAAAGGTTGTCATAGCAGTTTCTTACTTCATCATGTATTTGTTCTGGTATGTCTCCTCCCGATGTTTGTACCATAGATAACAGTCCCATAGTAGCCAACATTTGCGAGTAGCTATTACGAAGCACTTTGGTCTCTTTCATGGCAGAACCAAAACCATCGGTCCACCAATCTGGCCATGATACTTTTTTTGTTTCGATATCATCGGGATGGTTTTTTTCGATGTGTACCATAAACTCGCTGGCTAAGGCAGATTTTAGTTTTGGCCACTCGTAGGTGTCGTTCCATTGTTTAATGATATCACAGGCTTTTGTGGAAGGCGGGGAATTATCTGTGGTATATCCAGAAAATTGAAATGCTACTCTGTCAAAAGGATAGTCTTTATTTTCAAGTCCGTCAAGGTATTTGGATAAGTTATTTCCAAATACATCCATTTCTCCAGATACCAAAGCTAATGCATTACCGTGCATATAATGTTCACTTCTGTAGGCTAAGAGTCTTTTACCAGAAGGCGATTCCCACCAAAAGGATGTAGGTTTACTAAAAGGGAGTCTGGCACGATGTGCATGAACACCCATGGTCAAGTATTTTACTCCTGTATCTTCGTACATATCTGGCATACACCAGCCAATACCATTTACATCGTTTTGCATTGCTGTTGTTACGTCTATACCTTTAGCTTTAAATTTTTTAAGGGCTTGTAGTTGAATCGCCAAGGCGGTTTCATCAATAGTTTCAGAGTAGTTTAAAAACATCCCTGTAACCTCAATTCTACCTTCTTTTACGCGTTGTATAAGACGTTCTACTTGTGCTTTTGGTCGGCTATTGATGTATTCGCGTACCGTCCAAGCCACTTCACAGGTCCACCGAAATTGAGCCTCCTTAGGATAGTGGTCAGTTTGGTCGCAATAGTCCAAAGCATCATCAATATATCTTAGATGTTCAGCTAAAATTTCAGATTGTTGTCGTGTATAACCAATGTCGGTATGACTATGTTGTACCAAATAAACCGTCCATTCTTTTATTGGTTGTAATGCTACAGAAATTTGTTCGGTTAACTTACCATATTGTATTTGCGCCTCTACAGTTTTAGGGCTTTCAACTTTTGGTACTAAAACATCTATTTCGTTAAGTCCTGTGTTTAGTTTTACTTTTTTCGCTTTGCCTTCAACCGATACTTTAGCATTAATAGGTTTTCCTAAATGCACCAAACTAAAACGAATGACATTAAACAGCTTATCATCTTCCTTTTTAATAACCTTTAACTGATGCGCATTAAAGTCATTTTTTGGAGATATTTTAAACGTCATATACCATGCATTGCTATTGTTGGGCACACTTCCAATTTTTAATTTTACGGGAGCCCCAAGGGTAACCATTGATGTTGGCATTGTAAGTACTGCATAGCCCATTTCGTCTCTGTTAGAATCTACCATAGATTGAATAAAGTTGAGCGATACACCATTGTCGCCATGAATGGTTCTAGACTTTTCCTCTGTGGTAACAGGGTTTTTAAAGGTTAAAACTTTTTTATCGTTTATTGATAAATCAAATGCCTCAGGGTTGTGTGTAATATCCATCCCATACACCCAAATAAAGGACACTGTTTTGCCTTTGTATGATTGAGGAATGGCTACTGTTTCCCATTCCATAGGGCCTACATCTTTGGTGGCTCTTGTTAAATAACACGGGTCGTTGTACGAATGCGGAGAGGGATATGCAAAATTAACTCCAGAAATATCTTTGCCATAACCATTTAAATATTTTGATTGCCCCGAAATATTTAAACTCGTACTTACCAAGAATGTAAAAACGCATAAAAATTTTAATAGTTTCATGATGTATTAGTTGATTAACCGGTTAAGCAATTTTGAAATAAAAATTAAATGCTTCCACAAGATTGCTTTATGTCCAGTTTGGTTTTCATTATTATATTTTTTGTTGTTACCACTTTGTTTTCAATAGCATCTAATAATAGGTCTACAGCGGTATCTCCCATTTCTATTATGGGGAAATCAACCGATGTTAGGGGAGGGTCAAATAAATCGAAACCTCTATCTTTTCCAAAACTTACTATGGCTACTTCTTCGGGGACATTTATGTTGTCATGTTTTAATAAGCGCAACCCTTCTTCAGCTAAATAGTGTGTAGCAAATACAATTCCATCTACTTTTTCCTGATGCACCAATTCGTGCATTGCTTCTTTAAGACTGGCTTCTACATCATTGTAAGTTACGTGTTTAATAACATTGGTGTTATAGGTAATGTCTTTATTTTTAAGTGCTTGTTTATAACCTTTTAAGC from Tamlana crocina includes:
- a CDS encoding glycoside hydrolase family 38 C-terminal domain-containing protein yields the protein MKLLKFLCVFTFLVSTSLNISGQSKYLNGYGKDISGVNFAYPSPHSYNDPCYLTRATKDVGPMEWETVAIPQSYKGKTVSFIWVYGMDITHNPEAFDLSINDKKVLTFKNPVTTEEKSRTIHGDNGVSLNFIQSMVDSNRDEMGYAVLTMPTSMVTLGAPVKLKIGSVPNNSNAWYMTFKISPKNDFNAHQLKVIKKEDDKLFNVIRFSLVHLGKPINAKVSVEGKAKKVKLNTGLNEIDVLVPKVESPKTVEAQIQYGKLTEQISVALQPIKEWTVYLVQHSHTDIGYTRQQSEILAEHLRYIDDALDYCDQTDHYPKEAQFRWTCEVAWTVREYINSRPKAQVERLIQRVKEGRIEVTGMFLNYSETIDETALAIQLQALKKFKAKGIDVTTAMQNDVNGIGWCMPDMYEDTGVKYLTMGVHAHRARLPFSKPTSFWWESPSGKRLLAYRSEHYMHGNALALVSGEMDVFGNNLSKYLDGLENKDYPFDRVAFQFSGYTTDNSPPSTKACDIIKQWNDTYEWPKLKSALASEFMVHIEKNHPDDIETKKVSWPDWWTDGFGSAMKETKVLRNSYSQMLATMGLLSMVQTSGGDIPEQIHDEVRNCYDNLLLYSEHTFGAAESIRDPYNKNTMDQWSQKSSYVWSANQQANLLREKAIGLIQPHVKVPRAPSVTVFNTLNWSRSGIAEVFIDYDILPLDKKTSIVDSNGNEIPTQIIRQRAEGTYWALWVKDVPPLGYATYTIKVLDEKATSKDLKLPVAATIENSFYTIQIDEAKKGITSIYDKALNKELLDTESQHALGSMVYERIGNRRDLERLTATRRDTVFKPLNEKHYEFSSFKIEKITDGNIWKSIICKAQLPECADESPGITLEIRLYHHKKEIEFLYNMKKIDIIEPEGLYVAFPFSNKNAQLVFEAQGGLVRPGIDQLAGSASDWNTIQNYASVKSDDSQILFCSEDTPLVQFGGINTGRYYYKNPVKNKGHIYSWVLNNYWVTNFKASQFGELNWKYQITSSENKSNTFATKFGWGNRVPFVSKANSGKEKSKNNQISESLIDLGLVDNLLLVHARPTETNDGIILHLRETEGNHAILDINKFLENPGISEVYLVNSLGEEIEKLTAPFLVEHFETRFILLKTK
- a CDS encoding ROK family protein yields the protein MKNIAIGVDVGGSHISCMGFDLESEQLLPESFSESHVNSHGSPDEVIKAWGNVIKKTIDKIDVNNLAGIGFAMPGPFNYVNGVSCFNGQNGKYEHTYGMNVRERLSEFLNLSQPVKIRFINDATAFALGEAKFGKAKTNKSILSITLGTGFGSAFIKSGVPVVDGNEVPQDGCLWHLPFENATADDYFSTRGLINRFEQKTGYKCKGVKDIVALCETNPDAKQLFADFGKNIGVFLNPWIQKSNIDVIVLGGNISRAYPLFGEAMQTYFDSENVSVEIVVSDLKEKSAFMGSAVLIDDKTYENILPVLQKM